In one window of Nitrospira sp. DNA:
- a CDS encoding outer membrane beta-barrel protein has product MADGAASENAGVADGRPIASEASPWEVGGFADAAYLLNFNFPPNHLFRSRSTTPRANELDLNMAGLSFRKDANASSRWGAELLVHAGEDAKEFGFANNAPKVGASDQLRHFGSANVSYLAPAGHGLRIQAGLFNSLIGYESLYSKDNANYTRAWVSDYSPYLMFGVNASYPVTQELTGTVFVINEYFHLAHANDLPSYGAQLAWKGASRFSFQQTVYYGPDQSQTDMKFWRFFSDSIAKFQDGPVTVGFDYQIGTERMAGLPGHPRAFWTGASMPIQWHVSGPWSVAVRPELYWDRNGRLTGSEQFVKAVTATVEHRRPGRLGETILRLEYRVDESTGQQGGFFTDAPTSSGSLGLTPSQQLLIFSAVWTFTTRP; this is encoded by the coding sequence GTGGCCGATGGTGCAGCTTCAGAAAATGCGGGTGTCGCCGACGGTCGGCCGATTGCTTCTGAGGCATCCCCCTGGGAAGTGGGCGGCTTTGCCGATGCCGCCTACCTGCTGAATTTCAACTTTCCTCCCAATCACCTGTTTCGAAGCCGGAGTACGACGCCACGAGCCAATGAGCTGGACCTCAACATGGCCGGACTCTCTTTCAGAAAAGACGCGAATGCTTCCTCACGGTGGGGGGCGGAGCTTCTTGTTCATGCAGGAGAAGATGCCAAAGAGTTCGGCTTTGCGAATAACGCACCGAAAGTAGGCGCATCAGACCAGCTTCGGCATTTTGGCAGCGCGAACGTGTCCTATCTCGCCCCGGCCGGTCACGGGCTGCGAATACAGGCCGGTTTGTTCAATAGTCTCATCGGCTATGAGTCGCTGTACTCGAAGGACAATGCGAACTATACGCGTGCCTGGGTCTCGGATTATTCCCCCTACCTCATGTTCGGCGTCAATGCGAGTTATCCGGTCACGCAGGAACTCACAGGCACGGTCTTTGTCATCAACGAATATTTTCATCTCGCCCATGCCAACGATCTGCCCAGCTATGGGGCCCAACTGGCATGGAAAGGGGCGTCCCGGTTTTCCTTTCAGCAGACCGTCTACTATGGCCCGGATCAGTCACAAACGGATATGAAGTTCTGGCGGTTCTTTTCCGACAGCATCGCGAAGTTCCAGGATGGTCCGGTCACCGTCGGCTTCGACTATCAGATCGGCACGGAACGAATGGCCGGGCTCCCAGGGCATCCTCGGGCCTTTTGGACCGGCGCGTCGATGCCGATCCAATGGCATGTGAGCGGGCCTTGGAGTGTGGCGGTTCGCCCTGAATTGTACTGGGACCGGAATGGGCGGCTGACCGGGTCCGAACAATTCGTGAAAGCGGTGACCGCGACGGTGGAACATCGCCGTCCAGGTCGGTTAGGAGAGACCATCCTTCGCCTGGAGTATCGTGTCGATGAATCGACCGGACAACAGGGCGGTTTTTTCACTGATGCCCCGACCTCGTCCGGCTCACTTGGACTGACGCCTTCTCAGCAACTCCTCATTTTTTCCGCCGTCTGGACCTTCACCACCAGGCCTTGA
- a CDS encoding response regulator transcription factor, with the protein MPIRVVLADDHVLIRAGLRALLHSLPNVQVVGEASDGHEAVAVVEKIQPDVVIMDIAMANLNGLEAASRITRQWPKVRVIILSMHANEEYVGQALNAGATGYLLKGAEPAELELALKAAVRGETYLSPSISKPLVLDYLEHRKDKLGPAIELTARQREVLQLIAEGCSTKDIARKLGVSVKTVDSHRTELMRRLDIHDVAGLVRYAIRRGLVSTDA; encoded by the coding sequence ATGCCGATCCGGGTCGTTCTGGCAGATGATCACGTGCTCATCCGGGCGGGCTTGCGGGCGTTGTTGCACAGTTTGCCGAACGTCCAGGTCGTCGGCGAGGCGAGCGACGGCCACGAGGCGGTGGCTGTCGTCGAGAAGATTCAGCCCGACGTGGTGATCATGGATATCGCCATGGCGAATTTGAACGGGCTGGAAGCGGCGAGTCGCATCACGCGGCAATGGCCCAAGGTCCGAGTGATCATCCTCTCGATGCATGCCAATGAAGAGTATGTGGGGCAGGCGCTCAATGCAGGGGCTACGGGCTATCTGCTCAAGGGGGCGGAGCCGGCGGAACTCGAACTGGCGCTCAAGGCGGCGGTGCGGGGTGAAACGTATTTGAGCCCCAGTATTTCCAAGCCGCTCGTTCTGGACTATCTCGAACATCGGAAAGACAAGCTTGGACCGGCCATTGAGCTGACCGCCCGCCAGCGGGAGGTCTTGCAGCTCATCGCCGAAGGCTGTTCCACGAAGGACATTGCCAGGAAGTTGGGCGTGAGCGTCAAGACGGTGGATTCGCATCGCACCGAATTGATGCGCCGCTTGGACATTCACGACGTGGCGGGTTTGGTCCGCTATGCGATCCGCCGGGGCTTGGTCTCGACGGACGCCTGA
- a CDS encoding sensor histidine kinase has protein sequence MSSRRPLRQPPPARRSDQPVDAVRSSERPRSEEAVQHEDDRQRLLHYLGERVKELTALHGTVRLLQDRTKPLEEVLTEVAALLPPAWQYPDIAVARIQFDGITVSTPDFQETPWMQRAPLATSTGRKGWIEVAYLQERPVESEGSFLLEERHLIDSLADSLSSYLTRREAEEGLRDAHGQLQALSRQLMQVQEQERRVLAHDLHDEVGTALTALKMNLQTMQRVADTRQVAETLNDSLGILDSLLKRIRDLSLDLRPSLLDDLGLVPAIRWYVMRQAERAGIVAHVDAEDLPKEPSADKAVVCFRIVQEAVTNVLRHANASRLDVTLRKSGAGFELRIKDNGVGFSLPESKAGASDRWTLGLLGMQERARALGGALVIRSEAGRGTEVRAQIPLENAGTA, from the coding sequence ATGAGCTCACGACGGCCGCTCCGTCAGCCCCCTCCTGCCAGACGATCTGACCAGCCTGTTGATGCAGTCCGGTCTTCTGAGCGCCCGCGCTCGGAAGAGGCAGTTCAACATGAGGATGACCGGCAACGCCTCTTGCACTACCTTGGCGAACGGGTCAAAGAGCTGACGGCGCTGCACGGCACCGTTCGTCTGTTGCAAGACCGTACGAAACCGCTGGAAGAAGTTCTCACAGAGGTGGCGGCCCTTCTTCCGCCGGCGTGGCAATATCCCGACATCGCAGTTGCGCGGATTCAATTCGACGGCATAACTGTCAGCACGCCGGATTTTCAAGAAACTCCCTGGATGCAACGGGCTCCACTGGCCACCTCGACGGGACGAAAAGGATGGATCGAGGTGGCCTATCTGCAGGAGCGGCCCGTGGAATCGGAGGGCTCCTTTCTTCTCGAAGAACGGCACCTTATCGATTCGCTCGCCGACAGCCTGTCCTCTTACCTGACCCGCCGGGAGGCGGAGGAAGGGCTTCGGGATGCCCATGGCCAGCTGCAAGCGCTCTCCCGCCAACTGATGCAAGTCCAAGAGCAGGAGCGGAGAGTGCTGGCTCATGATCTGCATGATGAAGTTGGAACGGCGCTCACGGCGCTGAAGATGAATCTTCAGACCATGCAGCGTGTGGCCGATACGAGGCAAGTCGCAGAGACGTTGAATGATAGTTTGGGGATTTTGGACTCTCTGCTGAAGCGCATACGGGATCTCTCGCTGGATCTGCGCCCGTCGCTGCTGGACGATCTCGGGTTGGTGCCCGCGATTCGATGGTATGTCATGCGGCAGGCCGAGCGGGCCGGAATTGTGGCGCACGTCGACGCTGAGGACTTGCCCAAGGAGCCCTCAGCCGATAAGGCAGTGGTCTGCTTTCGGATCGTGCAGGAGGCGGTGACCAATGTGCTGCGTCATGCGAACGCATCCAGGCTGGACGTGACGCTGCGAAAATCCGGGGCAGGATTCGAACTGCGCATCAAAGATAATGGCGTCGGTTTTTCCCTGCCGGAGTCGAAGGCCGGCGCGTCCGATCGGTGGACGCTGGGGCTGCTTGGCATGCAAGAGCGGGCACGAGCGTTAGGAGGAGCCCTCGTGATCCGCTCGGAGGCGGGACGAGGGACCGAAGTGCGTGCGCAGATTCCTCTGGAGAATGCGGGCACGGCGTAA
- a CDS encoding DsrE family protein, giving the protein MWKQIALIVLLVAAWGPRQMVLGADSVESGGTQKLHRVVMQLNSGEEKVQRGVLNNIRHLYQEVGRERLQLELVAHGAGLSLLMTSTTTLGPELAQLKADYGVKITACSNTMKAMKVTRDDLIGEVGETVPAMVRLMERQEQGWAYIKP; this is encoded by the coding sequence ATGTGGAAGCAGATCGCGCTGATCGTCCTGCTCGTGGCTGCGTGGGGGCCGCGTCAGATGGTCTTGGGGGCGGACTCCGTTGAAAGCGGCGGCACGCAGAAGCTGCATCGCGTGGTGATGCAGCTGAACTCGGGCGAGGAGAAGGTGCAGCGGGGCGTGTTGAACAATATCCGGCACCTCTATCAGGAAGTGGGGCGTGAGCGGCTCCAGCTCGAACTGGTGGCGCATGGAGCAGGGCTGTCGCTGCTGATGACAAGCACGACGACGCTTGGGCCTGAATTAGCTCAATTGAAAGCAGACTACGGGGTGAAGATCACGGCCTGTTCCAACACGATGAAGGCCATGAAGGTGACGCGGGATGATTTGATCGGCGAGGTGGGGGAGACGGTGCCGGCGATGGTGCGGTTGATGGAGCGGCAGGAGCAGGGATGGGCGTATATCAAGCCTTGA
- a CDS encoding cytochrome c → MTITRGSLICAIMACCWLLAPTSGLTAGERNLVRGKLLYEKYCLACHGPQGRGDGVMTLNPPVADLTSSEVLLKPDSRLLKSIHEGRPNTAMDAWQSTMSDEAIRDVLAYLLTFPR, encoded by the coding sequence ATGACGATCACTCGTGGCTCCTTGATCTGCGCCATCATGGCCTGCTGTTGGTTATTGGCACCCACATCCGGGTTGACGGCCGGTGAACGCAATCTGGTGCGAGGGAAGCTGTTGTATGAAAAATATTGTCTGGCTTGTCATGGTCCGCAAGGAAGAGGGGACGGGGTCATGACGTTGAACCCGCCGGTGGCGGATCTCACGTCAAGCGAGGTGCTGCTCAAGCCGGACTCCCGGCTCTTGAAGAGTATTCACGAGGGACGGCCGAACACCGCGATGGATGCCTGGCAGTCCACGATGTCGGACGAAGCCATCCGTGACGTGCTGGCCTATCTGCTGACATTCCCGCGATGA
- a CDS encoding ABC-type transport auxiliary lipoprotein family protein has protein sequence MMRFGVIAVLVAWMAVGAGCLSPRGDALPLHTYQLVLGESFGEARPADSNGPSLLVSPAQAEPGFETPRMVFFKRLYEVEYFAQSQWADAPARMLTSLLIQSLDRSGSWRAVLPLPGAGRGDYRLDSSGFAVQQEFLQQPSRVRMTVRTQLIDLKESRVVGARTFEALEDAPSGDAYGGVVAANRAMAALLDQIGAWLQGCVRRAPVCGRS, from the coding sequence ATGATGAGATTTGGGGTGATAGCAGTTTTAGTGGCCTGGATGGCGGTGGGTGCTGGCTGCCTGTCGCCTCGCGGCGACGCACTGCCCCTGCATACCTATCAGCTGGTTCTCGGTGAGTCTTTCGGTGAGGCTCGACCGGCTGACAGCAACGGACCCTCGCTCCTCGTCAGTCCCGCTCAGGCCGAGCCTGGGTTTGAGACGCCGCGCATGGTGTTTTTCAAACGGCTGTATGAGGTGGAGTATTTTGCGCAGAGCCAATGGGCCGACGCGCCGGCGCGCATGTTGACGTCCTTGCTCATTCAGTCGTTGGATCGGAGTGGATCTTGGCGCGCCGTCCTCCCCTTGCCGGGAGCTGGGCGTGGAGATTATCGTCTCGACTCCTCTGGGTTCGCCGTGCAACAGGAGTTCTTGCAGCAGCCCAGCCGTGTGCGCATGACGGTTCGCACGCAGTTGATCGACCTCAAGGAGTCCAGAGTTGTCGGGGCCCGAACCTTTGAGGCGTTGGAGGACGCGCCCAGCGGCGATGCCTATGGCGGCGTGGTGGCGGCCAATCGGGCGATGGCGGCGCTGCTGGATCAGATCGGCGCCTGGCTGCAGGGCTGTGTACGGCGCGCACCTGTCTGCGGGCGTTCGTGA
- a CDS encoding MlaD family protein — protein MEPKVNYLVVGLFVAVLGAAILAGVLWLGKTDYRGVYERYEAYMRESVAGLSVDSTVKYRGVDVGRVRDIALNPENPEEVRLTLDIVRGTPIKTDTVAVLQTQGLTGLATVNLTGGSRETPPLQALEGHKYPVIQTGPSLFFRLDEAISRLLSEKGLTTLLADLDTVAKGAAEVLDEDNRTALKRTIKDLSDVAQMVAAHKAQVERGLEGAAQSADNLVRVTGALNEQVPVLLAKINTSAASLRTVAEELAHASKAVGAVVKETRPELEQFSRQTLPEAGMLVAELRQLAATLSRVARDLEREPNSLVFGRTPPPRGPGE, from the coding sequence ATGGAACCGAAGGTGAACTATCTCGTTGTCGGGTTGTTCGTCGCCGTGTTGGGCGCCGCGATCCTGGCCGGTGTGTTGTGGCTGGGGAAGACCGACTATCGGGGCGTTTACGAGCGGTATGAAGCGTATATGCGGGAGTCTGTCGCAGGATTGAGTGTGGATTCGACCGTGAAGTATCGGGGGGTGGACGTTGGTCGCGTGAGAGACATTGCGCTGAATCCAGAGAATCCCGAGGAGGTGCGGCTGACTCTGGATATTGTCCGCGGGACCCCTATCAAGACCGATACGGTTGCGGTTCTTCAGACGCAAGGGCTGACCGGCCTGGCGACGGTCAATTTAACCGGGGGCAGCCGTGAAACGCCCCCGTTGCAGGCCTTGGAGGGACACAAATATCCGGTGATCCAGACGGGGCCGTCGCTGTTCTTCCGGCTCGACGAAGCCATTTCGCGGCTGCTCTCTGAAAAGGGGCTGACCACACTCCTGGCGGATTTGGATACGGTGGCCAAGGGAGCGGCGGAAGTGCTGGATGAAGACAATCGCACGGCGCTGAAACGCACGATCAAGGATCTCTCGGATGTGGCGCAGATGGTCGCGGCCCACAAGGCGCAGGTAGAGCGCGGCCTGGAGGGCGCGGCGCAGAGCGCGGACAATCTTGTGAGGGTGACGGGCGCGCTCAATGAACAGGTTCCGGTCCTGCTGGCGAAAATCAATACAAGCGCGGCCTCGTTGCGGACCGTGGCGGAAGAGCTGGCCCATGCCAGCAAGGCCGTGGGAGCAGTGGTGAAGGAGACGCGTCCCGAATTGGAGCAGTTTTCGCGGCAGACGTTGCCTGAGGCGGGCATGCTGGTGGCGGAACTCCGTCAGCTGGCTGCCACGTTGTCTCGTGTGGCGCGCGATCTGGAGCGCGAGCCCAACTCGCTGGTGTTTGGTCGAACGCCGCCGCCGCGCGGACCCGGTGAATAG
- a CDS encoding ATP-binding cassette domain-containing protein, with protein MATRFGEAVVHADVSLSVRQGEVFAIAGGNGCGKSTLLREIVGLLTPSSGAIRLFGVDSRSLEEYDGTPLHRRFGVMFQHGALFSSLTLAENVAVPLREYTVMSPALIREIVAVKIGMVGLPPESATKYPSELSGGMRRRAALARAIVMDPELLFLDEPTAGLDPMIAAGFDDLVLSLKGLLGLTVVMVTHDLDSLWRIADRVAVLGNGRVLGVGTMPELAQSEDPVVREYFHGPRGRAASEQAAWNGRDRNV; from the coding sequence GTGGCAACTCGGTTCGGGGAGGCCGTGGTGCATGCGGATGTCAGCCTGTCGGTGCGGCAAGGCGAGGTCTTTGCCATCGCCGGCGGAAACGGGTGTGGCAAGTCCACGTTGTTGCGCGAGATCGTGGGATTGCTGACGCCTTCGTCCGGGGCCATCCGCCTCTTTGGCGTGGACAGCCGCTCGCTGGAGGAATATGACGGGACGCCGCTCCATCGGCGGTTCGGGGTGATGTTTCAGCACGGGGCGCTGTTCAGTTCATTGACGCTGGCGGAAAACGTGGCGGTGCCGTTGCGTGAATATACCGTCATGAGTCCGGCGCTCATTCGTGAGATCGTGGCCGTCAAGATTGGGATGGTGGGACTGCCGCCGGAGAGTGCCACGAAATATCCCAGCGAGTTGAGCGGCGGGATGCGGCGGCGGGCGGCGCTGGCGCGCGCGATCGTCATGGATCCCGAGCTGTTGTTCCTGGATGAGCCGACGGCCGGTTTGGATCCGATGATTGCCGCTGGCTTCGACGACCTGGTCCTCTCTCTGAAAGGCCTGTTGGGACTGACGGTGGTCATGGTCACGCATGATTTGGATTCGCTGTGGCGCATCGCCGATCGGGTGGCTGTGTTGGGCAACGGCCGGGTGTTGGGAGTCGGGACGATGCCGGAGCTGGCGCAATCGGAGGACCCCGTCGTGCGGGAATACTTCCACGGTCCGCGTGGGCGCGCCGCGAGCGAGCAGGCGGCGTGGAACGGGCGGGACCGAAATGTGTGA
- a CDS encoding ABC transporter permease, protein MGQPASVQISGKVIYCRGRWTLPNLADLERQILALRWPEGSGVLCDASDMTALDTGGAVLLQQTLQTIYRRGPKPAVEGLRPEFEGLVQLVGAQRAGRAAEPLAARRTGMERLGRAAWYRWECGRRGLTFLGESTVALSRVVLQPRLIRWQSLLRMLHIDGVNALLITGLLTFLVGVVIAYQGAEQLRKFGTNIFIVDLVGISLLREIAPLIVAILIAGRSGSAYAAEIGTMKVTEELDAVRTLGISPMNLLVIPRTLALVIALPLLTVYADVLGVFGGMLIASGQLNVSFTEFVSRFEEAVAVRHFLIGIGKAPFFAVIIALVGCYQGFQIRGGVDDVGRHTTISVVQGIFLVIVFDAICSILLNWWDL, encoded by the coding sequence GTGGGCCAGCCGGCATCGGTTCAAATTTCGGGCAAGGTGATCTACTGCCGTGGGCGGTGGACGTTGCCAAATTTGGCGGATCTCGAACGCCAAATTTTGGCGCTTCGCTGGCCTGAGGGCAGTGGGGTGCTGTGCGATGCGAGCGACATGACCGCCTTGGATACAGGCGGTGCCGTGTTGCTTCAACAGACTCTTCAGACCATCTATCGCAGGGGGCCGAAGCCGGCGGTGGAAGGCCTGCGGCCGGAGTTCGAGGGGCTCGTTCAGCTGGTCGGCGCTCAGCGGGCGGGCCGCGCTGCGGAGCCTTTGGCGGCGCGAAGAACCGGCATGGAGCGGCTTGGGCGGGCCGCCTGGTATCGATGGGAGTGCGGCCGTCGTGGCCTGACGTTTCTTGGCGAGAGCACCGTGGCCTTGTCTCGTGTGGTGTTGCAGCCGCGGTTGATTCGCTGGCAGTCGCTCTTGCGGATGCTCCACATCGATGGCGTGAATGCCTTGCTGATCACGGGATTGCTCACCTTTCTGGTGGGCGTCGTGATCGCCTATCAGGGCGCCGAACAGTTGCGAAAATTCGGGACGAACATTTTCATCGTGGATTTAGTCGGGATCTCGCTGTTGCGGGAGATCGCGCCGCTCATCGTGGCCATTTTGATTGCCGGACGCTCGGGGTCGGCCTATGCCGCTGAGATCGGGACCATGAAGGTGACGGAAGAGCTGGATGCGGTGCGCACGCTCGGCATCTCCCCGATGAACCTGCTCGTCATCCCGAGAACGCTGGCGCTGGTGATTGCCTTGCCGTTGCTCACCGTGTACGCGGATGTGCTGGGGGTCTTTGGGGGCATGCTGATCGCTTCGGGGCAGCTCAACGTGAGCTTTACGGAGTTTGTGTCTCGATTTGAAGAGGCTGTGGCGGTGCGGCATTTTCTGATCGGGATCGGCAAGGCCCCGTTCTTTGCCGTCATCATCGCTCTCGTAGGATGTTATCAAGGTTTTCAAATTCGTGGCGGCGTGGACGATGTCGGGCGGCATACCACCATCAGTGTCGTGCAGGGGATCTTTTTGGTGATCGTGTTCGATGCGATTTGCAGCATTCTGCTCAATTGGTGGGATCTGTGA